A stretch of DNA from Micromonospora peucetia:
GCCCGGTGGTCGAAGGCCCTCGCTACCGCGCCATGCGCCACGTCTTCGACCGACGCGGCCCGGCCGGTCGGACGATGATGTACAGCACCGCCGGTCTCCAGGTCTGCCTGGACGCCGGGGAGCCGGAGCACCTTCCGGCCCGCTGGGCGGCGGTGCACGCGCTCGGGCCGCCCCTGCTGGCCGCGTTCGCCACGGCCGACCAGCACGCCGGGCGCAGCACCGGCTGGGCGTCCGCCCGGATGGCCGCCTGGTACGACATCGACCCGGCCCGCACCCGTCCCGTCTGGACGCCGGAGACCGACGTCGACCCGGTCACCGCCTGGACCGGGTACGTCCTCGCCGCGCCGCTGCTCTGCGTACGTGACGAAGGCCCCGACTGGACGCCGCCGCCGGGGATCACGTTCGCCGACTGGGTCGACGGGGCGTTGCCCCGCCCACCCACCACCGACGACCTCGACTACCACGTGAGCACCCTCTTTCCGCCGGTGCGGCCCCGGGGCTACCTGGAGCTGCGTTACCTCGACACGCAGCCCGGTCGGGGCTGGGTGGTCCCGCTGGCGGTGCTGGCCGCCCTGTTCGCCGATCCCGGGACGGTCCGTGCGGCCCGCGCCGTCGCCGGGCCGGTGGCGCACCGCTGGCATGCCGCTGCCCGGCACGGCCTGTGTGATCCGGCGCTGGCCGTCGCGGCGGCGGACCTGTTCGACCTGGCCCTCGCGGGACTGCCCGGGCTCGACCTGCCAGCGGCCCTGCACGAAGACATCGACCGAGGTCTACGGCGGCGACGGGACGCCGCGGGGAGGAGACACCGGTGACCGGAGCGACCACACAGCGGGTGGGTACGGAGCAGTTGCGCAGCCGGATCGCGGCGGAGTTGGCCCGCGCCCGCGCCCGCACCGCCCTGCTGACCGAGGCGGTCGACGAGGCCGACCTGATGCGACAGCACTCGCCGTTGATGTCCCCGCTGGTCTGGGACCTCGCCCACGTTGGCAACCAGGAGGAGCTCTGGTTGGTCCGGGACGTGGGCGGGCGCGAACCCGTCCGGCGGGACATCGACGACCTGTACGACGCGTTCAAGCAGCCCCGCCGGGACCGCCCGACGCTGCCGTTGCTGCCCCCGCAGGAGGCCCGCACCTATCTGCTCACCGTCCGGGACAAGGTGCTGGACCTGCTGGACCGGGTCGCGTTCACCGATCGACCGCTGGTCGCCGACGGCTTCGCCTTCGGCATGATCGTGCAGCACGAGCAGCAGCACGACGAGACGATGCTCGCCACCCACCAGCTCCGCGCCGGCCCGGCGGTGCTGCACGCCCCGCCGCCGCCGGAGCCGAGGGCCCGGGTCGACGCCGAGGTGCTGGTGCCGGCCGGTGAGTTCACCATGGGCACCGACACCGACCTGTGGGCGCTGGACAACGAGCGTCCCGCCCACCGGGTCCACCTGCCGGCGTACGTCATCGACGCCACGCCGGTGACCAACGGGCGCTACCGCGAGTTCGTCGCCGACGGCGGATACGACGACCCGCGCTGGTGGAGCCCGGCCGGCTGGCGGCA
This window harbors:
- the egtA gene encoding ergothioneine biosynthesis glutamate--cysteine ligase EgtA; the protein is MVTSPELDRSTVLKESAAAEGHLARICFKTGPPTRTGVELEWTVHDAADPARLVDGERLRAALGRHSPHSLDRASPAEPLPHGGTVTVEPGGQLEISTAPRSSLATLIYATDGDIAELSGLLDAAGLVLGRSGIDPHRPPRPVVEGPRYRAMRHVFDRRGPAGRTMMYSTAGLQVCLDAGEPEHLPARWAAVHALGPPLLAAFATADQHAGRSTGWASARMAAWYDIDPARTRPVWTPETDVDPVTAWTGYVLAAPLLCVRDEGPDWTPPPGITFADWVDGALPRPPTTDDLDYHVSTLFPPVRPRGYLELRYLDTQPGRGWVVPLAVLAALFADPGTVRAARAVAGPVAHRWHAAARHGLCDPALAVAAADLFDLALAGLPGLDLPAALHEDIDRGLRRRRDAAGRRHR
- the egtB gene encoding ergothioneine biosynthesis protein EgtB — protein: MTGATTQRVGTEQLRSRIAAELARARARTALLTEAVDEADLMRQHSPLMSPLVWDLAHVGNQEELWLVRDVGGREPVRRDIDDLYDAFKQPRRDRPTLPLLPPQEARTYLLTVRDKVLDLLDRVAFTDRPLVADGFAFGMIVQHEQQHDETMLATHQLRAGPAVLHAPPPPEPRARVDAEVLVPAGEFTMGTDTDLWALDNERPAHRVHLPAYVIDATPVTNGRYREFVADGGYDDPRWWSPAGWRHRREAGLSAPLHWRRDGDGWACRRFGRWAPVRDDEPVVHVCFHEAQAYAAWAGRRLPTEAEWEKAARWDPATGRSRRYPWGDDDPTAEHANLGQRHLWPAPVGAYPAGASPLGVHQLIGDVWEWTSSTFRGHPGFTAFPYREYSEVFFGDEHRVLRGGSFGTDRAACRGTFRNWDFPIRRQIFSGFRCARDARPEESQP